In one window of Tripterygium wilfordii isolate XIE 37 chromosome 1, ASM1340144v1, whole genome shotgun sequence DNA:
- the LOC119998621 gene encoding origin of replication complex subunit 5-like: MQIGRRAARCSSSATTRSNAVENMKPCKSHSPTIDGLVCGGEPLNLDDLLSSFPARKIQILELLHHFGPLNSPMLPIFVYGGASTGKTSVTLQILRHLNRPFVYSSCRTCYSARILFESILNQLLLHTKNEANGYLSIKRCEKPSDFVNMIREALVDAMNNLKGRPGKSKLGESAGRANGRMIYLVFDNLELIQEWDKNSNLLPFLFNLYDVLKMPDIGLIFISSYSPDAYYTNMGYLDPIPLYFPDYTEDDIRQVFLRNQANPKLYSCFFDVVLRPFCRVTRRLDELSTAFSSLFKKYCEPLSDPMVAPNEEMKRRLFGHVQSHIAPALNEVFQVASQPSLEANRETQGRGSIKRPGSCGNLDEMEFHMSTSGKYLLISAFLASRNPATLDASLFDPKGDSDSRKRKRKASGKSLENKEIAEQDLLMKGPGTFPLERLLAIFQCITSVAEGFLEEEKQGDDLSRVEAGSILPMSDVLLQLSSLCNANFIIKGGSCPLEGTTRYHSTVSEELALKVARSLKFPLSKYLYR; the protein is encoded by the exons ATGCAAATTGGCAGAAGAGCAGCAAGGTGTTCTTCTTCTGCCACCACTAGAAGCAATGCAGTTGAAAACATGAAACCATGTAAGTCCCATTCCCCTACAATAGATGGCCTTGTGTGTGGAGGGGAGCCTCTTAACTTGGATGATTTGTTATCCAGTTTTCCTGCTAGAAAAATTCAGATTCTTGaactccttcaccattttggtCCCCTGAATTCTCCCATGCTCCCAATCTTTGTCTATGGAGGTGCTTCCACCGGAAAAACCAGTGTCACTCTTCAGATTCTTAGGCATCTTAACCGCCCTTTTGTTTACTCAAGTTGCCGTACTTGCTATAGTGCCAGGATCTTATTCGAGTCCATCTTGAATCAGTTGTTGCTTCACACTAAGAATGAAGCTAATGGTTACTTGAGCATAAAACGCTGTGAAAAGCCATCTGATTTTGTTAATATGATCCGTGAAGCATTGGTCGATGCCATGAATAATCTTAAGGGGAGGCCAGGAAAATCAAAGTTGGGTGAATCAGCAGGACGTGCCAATGGAAGGATGATCTACTTGGTATTTGATAACTTGGAGCTTATTCAAGAGTGGGATAAGAATTCCAATTTATTACCTTTTCTATTTAATCTGTATGATGTCTTAAAAATGCCTGATATTGGTCTGATCTTCATCAGCAGTTATTCACCTGATGCGTATTATACAAACATGGGATATTTAGACCCTATCCCTCTTTATTTTCCTGACTATACAGAAGATGATATCCGTCAAGTTTTCCTGAGAAATCAAGCAAACCCGAAGCTCTATTCCTGCTTCTTTGA TGTTGTACTTAGACCTTTTTGTAGAGTTACAAGACGTCTGGATGAATTATCTACTGCATTCTCATCATTATTCAAGAAATATTGTGAACCCTTAAGTGATCCAATGGTTGCTCCCAATGAAGAAATGAAGAGAAGGTTGTTTGGTCATGTTCAGTCACATATCGCTCCAGCTTTGAATGAGGTATTCCAGGTGGCATCTCAGCCTTCCCTTGAAGCCAACAGAGAGACACAGGGAAGGGGCAGTATAAAAAGACCAGGAAGTTGTGGAAATCTCGATGAGATGGAGTTTCATATGTCTACTTCTGGAAAGTATCTTCTAATTTCAGCTTTCCTGGCATCCAGAAACCCAGCAACTCTTGATGCATCATTATTTGATCCAAAGGGTGATTCTGATAGTCGAAAACGAAAGAGAAA GGCATCTGGAAAATCGCTGGAGAATAAAGAAATTGCAGAGCAAGATTTACTAATGAAAGGGCCTGGAACTTTTCCACTGGAGAGGTTATTAGCCATATTTCAATGTATTACATCCGTAGCAGAAGGTTTTCTTGAGGAAGAGAAACAAGGAGATGATTTATCAAGAGTTGAGGCAGGGAGTATTTTACCTATGTCTGATGTTTTATTGCAATTATCCAGTCTCTGCAATGCTAATTTTATTATCAAAGGAGGAAGCTGCCCATTAGAGGGTACAACTAGGTACCATTCTACAGTATCTGAAGAGCTGGCTCTCAAG GTAGCCAGGAGCCTAAAGTTCCCCTTATCGAAGTACCTGTACAGATGA
- the LOC119999608 gene encoding integrin-linked protein kinase 1-like: MDTKAPVRFTLGKQSSMAPERHREESGVDGDQEQEEVDGLRLMYLANEGDVEGIRELLDSGINANFRDMDGRTALHVAACQGLTDVVALLIDRGALVDPKDRWGSTPLSDAIHYEKNDVIKLLEKHGAKLLMASMHVKHPRQVPEYEIDPKELDFTHSVELTKGTFQIASWRGTQVAVKKLQEDVFSNDDKVRAFRDELALLQKIRHPNVVQFLSAVTQSSPLMIVTEYLPKGDFSAYLNRKGALKPIIAVRFALDIARGMNYLHENKPAIIHRDLEPSNILRDDSGHLKVADFGVSKLLTVKEDKPLTCHETSCRYVAPEVFKNEEYDTKVDVFSFSLILQEMIEGCPPFSATQEIEVPKVYAARKRPPFRAPAKYYAHGLKDLIEECWNENPSKRPTFRQIITRLESIHKSISNRRHWKVRPLKCFQNLEAMLKKDHSNRSSGSGSSHSARSI; encoded by the exons ATGGATACAAAGGCTCCAGTGAGGTTCACGCTAGGGAAGCAGTCTTCAATGGCGCCAGAACGGCACCGTGAGGAATCAGGAGTGGATGGAGATCAGGAGCAGGAGGAGGTTGATGGATTGCGTTTGATGTATCTGGCAAATGAAGGCGACGTGGAGGGGATCAGGGAGCTACTGGATTCAGGAATCAACGCTAATTTTCGGGATATGGATGGCCGAACAGCGCTTCACGTTGCTGCCTGCCAGGGTTTGACGGATGTCGTTGCCTTGTTGATCGATAGAGGTGCGCTCGTCGACCCCAAAGATCGATGGGGCAGCACG CCTCTGTCCGATGCTATACACTATGAGAAGAACGATGTGATCAAACTCCTGGAAAAACATGGTGCAAAACTTCTG ATGGCATCAATGCACGTTAAACATCCACGTCAAGTCCCAGAATATGAAATTGATCCTAAGGAGCTTGATTTTACCCACAGCGTGGAATTAACAAAG GGGACCTTCCAAATAGCATCATGGCGTGGAACTCAAGTTGCTGTTAAAAAGCTTCAGGAGGATGTGTTTTCTAATGACGATAAAGT GAGAGCATTTAGGGATGAGCTTGCATTGCTACAGAAGATACGGCATCCAAATGTGGTCCAATTTTTGAGTGCTGTTACTCAAAGTAGTCCATTGATGATTGTCACAGAATATTTACCCAAG GGAGATTTTAGTGCATATTTGAATCGGAAGGGAGCATTAAAACCAATAATAGCTGTCAGATTTGCACTTGATATCGCAAG GGGAATGAACTATCTGCATGAGAATAAGCCGGCTATAATTCACCGTGATCTTGAGCCTTC AAATATATTGCGGGATGATTCTGGGCATCTCAAAGTTGCAGACTTTGGGGTTAGCAAGCTGCTCACTGTTAAAGAAGATAAGCCTCTAACTTGCCATGAAACCTCGT GCCGATATGTGGCACCAGAAGTTTTCAAGAATGAAGAATATGATACCAAAGTGGatgtgttttcattttctctaaTTCTACAGGAG ATGATTGAAGGCTGTCCGCCCTTTTCTGCAACACAAGAAATTGAAGTTCCTAAAGTATATGCAGCAAGAAAGCGTCCACCTTTTAGAGCTCCAGCAAAGTATTATGCTCATGGACTTAAAGA TTTGATTGAAGAGTGCTGGAATGAGAACCCATCAAAGCGACCAACATTCAGGCAAATAATAACAAGATTGGAGTCCATTCACAAAAGTATTAGTAACCGGAGGCATTGGAAG GTGAGACCACTAAAGTGTTTCCAGAATCTGGAGGCTATGTTGAAGAAAGATCACTCAAATCGCAGCAGCGGAAGTGGCTCTTCCCATTCTGCGCGTAGCATATGA
- the LOC120014163 gene encoding cyclic phosphodiesterase-like encodes MEVAPETTPVNPSEAEKHVYSVWAIPPEEVTARLKKLMDGLRSEFGGPGFEPHITVVGAINLTPDDAITKFRSACEGLKAYDATVDRVATGTFFYQCVYLLIHPTPEVVEASVHCTRHFGYKSSTTYMPHLSLLYGDLSDEEKKNAQEKVNVLDESINGLSFPINRLALYKTDTEDKTLKSWEKVAECSLSPN; translated from the exons ATGGAAGTCGCACCTGAGACCACTCCAGTGAATCCCTCTGAAGCGGAAAAACATGTTTATTCGGTGTGGGCAATCCCACCGGAGGAGGTGACCGCTAGGCTGAAGAAATTGATGGATGGCCTGAGGTCGGAGTTCGGCGGACCCGGATTTGAGCCCCACATCACGGTTGTGGGGGCCATCAACTTGACACCTGATGATGCGATTACCAAGTTCAGGTCCGCTTGTGAAGGGCTCAAGGCGTACGACGCTACCGTTGATCGTGTGGCTACAGGGACCTTCTTCTATCAGtgtgtttatttgttaattCATCCCACGCCTGAG GTAGTGGAAGCTAGTGTGCACTGCACCCGACATTTTGGTTACAAGAGCTCGACAA CTTACATGCCTCATCTGAGTCTCCTGTATGGGGATCTGTCAGATGAGGAAAAGAAGAATGCTCAAGAAAAAGTTAATGTTCTGGACGAGAGCATTAACGGCCTTAGCTTCCCAATAAATCGTCTAGCATTGTATAAGACAGACACCGAGGACAAAACTCTCAAATCCTGGGAGAAGGTTGCTGAATGCAGTCTCAGCCCGAATTAG
- the LOC119994385 gene encoding protein NRT1/ PTR FAMILY 4.5-like isoform X2: MRTGSLTLATFGFESMATIALAVNLVTYFITDMHLEIAEAANSLTNYLGTGYILSIPVAILADTYLGRVKSVLISGFLEFLGLALLTVQAHYPKLRPAPCIVFDPNSHCEKLMGGNAAFLYFGLYMLALGTAGIKASLPAHGADQFDETDPNEVKQMSSYFNFLLMAVCLGSSVSLTFIVWIQDNKGWDWGFGIGTIALLLGLVIFVAGLPLFRIHVVKGSSAITEIIQVYVAAIRNRNLALPKDPSELYETNKDKEAAVETEFLPHRDVFRFLDKAAIQRTPAGQLEKPEAPNPWKLCRVTQVENAKILLGMVPVFCCTIIMTLCLAQLQTFSVQQGRTMDTRLTNSFNIPPASLPIVPLIFMIISAPVYDKIFVPFARNITGHPTGITHLQRVGVGLVLSCISMASAAIMEVKRKGVARDHNLLDAIPGVTPLPISTFWLSFQYFIFGIADLFTYIGLLEFFYSEAPKGLKSISTCFLWISMALGYYGSSILIDIVNSATKGITRSGGWLAGDNINRNHLDLFYGLLSILSFINFCIYLFVAKRYKYRPQNAPAASDEDSKTYSK; the protein is encoded by the exons ATGAGGACTGGTTCACTTACACTAG CAACGTTTGGTTTCGAGAGCATGGCAACTATTGCCCTGGCAGTAAACTTGGTGACGTATTTCATCACTGATATGCATCTTGAAATAGCTGAGGCAGCCAACAGCTTAACCAACTACTTGGGAACAGGCTACATCCTCTCCATACCGGTTGCAATCCTCGCAGACACTTATCTTGGCAGAGTCAAATCTGTTCTAATCTCAGGATTCCTAGAGTTTCTG GGACTAGCACTGCTCACAGTACAAGCTCACTACCCCAAACTAAGGCCAGCTCCTTGTATTGTCTTTGATCCAAATTCTCATTGTGAGAAACTTATGGGGGGTAACGCGGCATTCCTGTATTTTGGTCTATACATGCTTGCTCTTGGCACGGCAGGAATTAAAGCCTCATTGCCTGCACATGGTGCTGATCAGTTTGACGAAACCGACCCAAACGAGGTCAAGCAGATGTCCAGCTACTTCAACTTTCTCTTGATGGCTGTATGCCTTGGTAGTTCAGTCAGTTTAACATTTATTGTGTGGATTCAAGATAATAAAGGATGGGACTGGGGTTTTGGGATCGGTACGATTGCCCTACTCCTCGGTTTGGTCATCTTTGTTGCTGGATTGCCACTCTTTCGCATACATGTTGTTAAAGGATCTAGTGCCATCACTGAAATTATTCAG GTTTACGTCGCAGCCATACGTAACAGAAATCTTGCACTCCCAAAAGATCCTTCAGAACTTTATGAGACAAACAAGGACAAAGAAGCTGCAGTGGAGACAGAATTTCTACCTCACAGAGACGTTTTCCG GTTCCTGGACAAAGCTGCTATCCAAAGAACACCTGCAGGGCAGCTAGAGAAACCAGAAGCTCCTAATCCATGGAAACTATGCAGGGTCACCCAGGTCGAAAACGCAAAAATCTTACTTGGAATGGTCCCAGTTTTCTGCTGCACCATTATCATGACACTTTGTCTAGCTCAGCTTCAAACATTCTCAGTCCAACAAGGGCGAACCATGGACACAAGGCTCACGAATTCTTTTAACATACCGCCAGCCTCACTGCCTATCGTTCCACTCATATTCATGATCATTAGCGCACCAGTTTACGATAAAATATTCGTTCCCTTTGCACGAAACATCACAGGCCACCCAACAGGCATCACTCACCTACAACGCGTAGGCGTTGGCCTTGTCCTGTCTTGTATATCCATGGCCTCAGCCGCAATAATGGAAGTGAAACGCAAAGGCGTGGCACGAGACCACAACCTCCTAGATGCTATCCCAGGCGTGACTCCATTGCCAATCAGTACTTTCTGGCTATCATTTCAGTACTTCATATTTGGCATTGCAGACTTGTTCACTTACATTGGCCTTTTGGAATTCTTCTACTCAGAGGCACCAAAAGGTCTTAAATCCATCTCTACTTGCTTCCTTTGGATTTCCATGGCACTCGGATACTATGGTAGCTCCATTCTCATCGACATCGTGAACAGCGCCACCAAGGGAATAACCAGAAGTGGAGGCTGGTTAGCAGGCGACAACATCAACAGGAACCATTTAGACCTCTTCTACGGGCTGCTTTCAATACTTAGCTTCATCAACTTCTGCATCTACTTGTTTGTTGCTAAGAGGTACAAATATAGACCTCAAAACGCTCCGGCCGCCTCCGATGAGGACAGCAAGACTTACTCCAAATAA
- the LOC119994385 gene encoding protein NRT1/ PTR FAMILY 4.5-like isoform X1 yields MEKPEFVEGKVDWKGRQAIRNKHGGMRTGSLTLATFGFESMATIALAVNLVTYFITDMHLEIAEAANSLTNYLGTGYILSIPVAILADTYLGRVKSVLISGFLEFLGLALLTVQAHYPKLRPAPCIVFDPNSHCEKLMGGNAAFLYFGLYMLALGTAGIKASLPAHGADQFDETDPNEVKQMSSYFNFLLMAVCLGSSVSLTFIVWIQDNKGWDWGFGIGTIALLLGLVIFVAGLPLFRIHVVKGSSAITEIIQVYVAAIRNRNLALPKDPSELYETNKDKEAAVETEFLPHRDVFRFLDKAAIQRTPAGQLEKPEAPNPWKLCRVTQVENAKILLGMVPVFCCTIIMTLCLAQLQTFSVQQGRTMDTRLTNSFNIPPASLPIVPLIFMIISAPVYDKIFVPFARNITGHPTGITHLQRVGVGLVLSCISMASAAIMEVKRKGVARDHNLLDAIPGVTPLPISTFWLSFQYFIFGIADLFTYIGLLEFFYSEAPKGLKSISTCFLWISMALGYYGSSILIDIVNSATKGITRSGGWLAGDNINRNHLDLFYGLLSILSFINFCIYLFVAKRYKYRPQNAPAASDEDSKTYSK; encoded by the exons ATG GAGAAGCCTGAGTTTGTTGAAGGAAAGGTAGATTGGAAGGGAAGACAAGCTATCAGGAATAAGCATGGAGGAATGAGGACTGGTTCACTTACACTAG CAACGTTTGGTTTCGAGAGCATGGCAACTATTGCCCTGGCAGTAAACTTGGTGACGTATTTCATCACTGATATGCATCTTGAAATAGCTGAGGCAGCCAACAGCTTAACCAACTACTTGGGAACAGGCTACATCCTCTCCATACCGGTTGCAATCCTCGCAGACACTTATCTTGGCAGAGTCAAATCTGTTCTAATCTCAGGATTCCTAGAGTTTCTG GGACTAGCACTGCTCACAGTACAAGCTCACTACCCCAAACTAAGGCCAGCTCCTTGTATTGTCTTTGATCCAAATTCTCATTGTGAGAAACTTATGGGGGGTAACGCGGCATTCCTGTATTTTGGTCTATACATGCTTGCTCTTGGCACGGCAGGAATTAAAGCCTCATTGCCTGCACATGGTGCTGATCAGTTTGACGAAACCGACCCAAACGAGGTCAAGCAGATGTCCAGCTACTTCAACTTTCTCTTGATGGCTGTATGCCTTGGTAGTTCAGTCAGTTTAACATTTATTGTGTGGATTCAAGATAATAAAGGATGGGACTGGGGTTTTGGGATCGGTACGATTGCCCTACTCCTCGGTTTGGTCATCTTTGTTGCTGGATTGCCACTCTTTCGCATACATGTTGTTAAAGGATCTAGTGCCATCACTGAAATTATTCAG GTTTACGTCGCAGCCATACGTAACAGAAATCTTGCACTCCCAAAAGATCCTTCAGAACTTTATGAGACAAACAAGGACAAAGAAGCTGCAGTGGAGACAGAATTTCTACCTCACAGAGACGTTTTCCG GTTCCTGGACAAAGCTGCTATCCAAAGAACACCTGCAGGGCAGCTAGAGAAACCAGAAGCTCCTAATCCATGGAAACTATGCAGGGTCACCCAGGTCGAAAACGCAAAAATCTTACTTGGAATGGTCCCAGTTTTCTGCTGCACCATTATCATGACACTTTGTCTAGCTCAGCTTCAAACATTCTCAGTCCAACAAGGGCGAACCATGGACACAAGGCTCACGAATTCTTTTAACATACCGCCAGCCTCACTGCCTATCGTTCCACTCATATTCATGATCATTAGCGCACCAGTTTACGATAAAATATTCGTTCCCTTTGCACGAAACATCACAGGCCACCCAACAGGCATCACTCACCTACAACGCGTAGGCGTTGGCCTTGTCCTGTCTTGTATATCCATGGCCTCAGCCGCAATAATGGAAGTGAAACGCAAAGGCGTGGCACGAGACCACAACCTCCTAGATGCTATCCCAGGCGTGACTCCATTGCCAATCAGTACTTTCTGGCTATCATTTCAGTACTTCATATTTGGCATTGCAGACTTGTTCACTTACATTGGCCTTTTGGAATTCTTCTACTCAGAGGCACCAAAAGGTCTTAAATCCATCTCTACTTGCTTCCTTTGGATTTCCATGGCACTCGGATACTATGGTAGCTCCATTCTCATCGACATCGTGAACAGCGCCACCAAGGGAATAACCAGAAGTGGAGGCTGGTTAGCAGGCGACAACATCAACAGGAACCATTTAGACCTCTTCTACGGGCTGCTTTCAATACTTAGCTTCATCAACTTCTGCATCTACTTGTTTGTTGCTAAGAGGTACAAATATAGACCTCAAAACGCTCCGGCCGCCTCCGATGAGGACAGCAAGACTTACTCCAAATAA
- the LOC119999532 gene encoding MACPF domain-containing protein CAD1-like — protein MKKEDSFNYMDNPRANLSSDALTTTLCNSIQALGRGFDVTSDIRLLYCKGASGSRLVHVDEDHARDLVVSDGVVVPNVSLEIECSKGERGIDRIPVCNFHEMARRFNENSGIVGDIPLGSFNAMFNFTGSRQVDAAATKSLAMVGNLIPLYKVYLAKLNLVLHEEIKRAVPFSWDPVSLASFIENYGTHIVTSATIGGRDVVYVRQHQSSPLSVSEIENYVKDIADHRFMDSKGQSTEGPLKYKDKDVTVIFRRRGGDDLEQSHAKWAETVQFAPDVINMTFTPIVSLLDGVPRIMHLARAVDLYLEYKPPIEDLQYFLDFQIARVWAPEQSNIQRKEPVCQSLQFSLMGPRLYISPDQVTVGRKPVTGLRLGLEGDKQNRLAIHLQHLVSLPKILQPHWDTHMPIGAPQWRGPEEQDSRWFEPIKWKNFSHVSTAPIEYLENSIGDLSGVHIVTGAQLGVWNFGSRNVLHLKFLFSKVPGCTIRRSVWDHSPSNTSVQRSDGTSTSSSGDRNSDDKKDNTSSQIGKLAKIVDMSEMSKGPQDLPGHWLVTGAKLGVDKGKIVLRAKYSLLNY, from the exons ATGAAAAAGGAAGATTCTTTTAATTATATGGATAACCCAAGAGCAAATTTGAGCTCAGATGCTTTGACGACCACTCTCTGCAACTCAATCCAGGCTTTGGGACGTGGCTTTGATGTTACATCGGATATAAGGCTTTTGTACTGCAAAGGAGCTTCTGGGTCGAGattggtccacgttgatgaagATCACGCTAGGGATCTTGTTGTCTCCGATGGGGTTGTGGTGCCAAATGTGTCTCTTGAAATTGAGTGCTCAAAGGGAGAGAGGGGTATTGATAGAATACCTGTTTGCAACTTCCATGAG ATGGCAAGACGCTTCAATGAAAATTCTGGTATAGTGGGAGACATTCCACTTGGAAGCTTTAATGCTATGTTCAATTTTACTGGTTCACGGCAAGTTGATGCAGCAGCTACAAAATCTCTTGCAATGGTTGGGAATTTAATTCCCCTATATAAGGTTTACTTAGCAAAATTAAATCTGGTTTTACATGAAGAAATCAAACGTGCTGTTCCTTTCTCCTGGGATCCTGTATCCTTGGCTAG TTTCATCGAAAACTATGGTACACATATTGTTACATCTGCGACAATTGGTGGAAGAGATGTGGTTTATGTCAGGCAGCACCAGTCATCTCCTTTGTCAGTGTCAGAAATTGAGAACTATGTGAAAGATATTGCAGATCATAGGTTTATGGACTCAAAGGGTCAGTCAACTGAGGGGCCCCTGAAATATAAGGACAAG GATGTAACAGTCATTTTTCGGAGGAGAGGAGGTGACGATCTTGAACAGAGTCATGCTAAGTGGGCAGAGACTGTACAATTTGCTCCAGATGTCATTAACATGACCTTTACACCAATTGTTTCTCTGCTCGATGGAGTGCCAAGAATAATGCACCTAGCACGTgctgttgatttgtatttagaAT ATAAGCCTCCCATCGAAGATCTACAATATTTCTTGGATTTTCAAATTGCTCGTGTTTGGGCTCCAGAACAAAGTAATATCCAAAGGAAAGAACCTGTGTGTCAATCCCTTCAGTTCAGCTTGATGGGCCCCAGACTTTACATTAGCCCAGATCAG GTCACGGTTGGTCGGAAGCCAGTTACTGGTCTTAGACTTGGCCTGGAAGGCGACAAACAAAACAGACTTGCCATCCATTTGCAGCATTTGGTGTCTCTTCCAAAAATCCTTCAACCACATTGGGACACGCATATGCCAATAGGTGCACCCCAGTGGAGAGGCCCTGAAGAGCAAGACAGCCGTTGGTTTGAACCAATTAAGTGGAAGAACTTTTCGCATGTAAGCACTGCACCAATAGAGTACTTAGAGAACAGCATCGGGGACCTCTCGGGTGTTCACATTGTTACAGGAGCTCAGCTGGGCGTTTGGAATTTCGGTTCTAGAAATGTACTGCACTTGAAATTTCTCTTCTCCAAAGTCCCAGGGTGTACAATAAGGCGATCAGTGTGGGATCATAGCCCCTCCAACACTTCCGTGCAAAGATCTGATGGCACTTCTACGTCATCTTCTGGTGATAGAAACTCTGACGACAAGAAGGACAATACTTCAAGCCAAATTGGGAAACTGGCAAAAATCGTGGACATGAGTGAAATGTCGAAAGGACCACAAGATCTTCCAGGTCATTGGCTGGTCACTGGAGCTAAGCTCGGCGTGGACAAGGGAAAGATAGTATTGCGTGCCAAGTATTCTTTATTGAATTATTGA